One genomic window of Gossypium hirsutum isolate 1008001.06 chromosome D11, Gossypium_hirsutum_v2.1, whole genome shotgun sequence includes the following:
- the LOC107913709 gene encoding serine/threonine-protein phosphatase 6 regulatory subunit 3 isoform X9, giving the protein MKYLLNLLTLKSLRDRSQVEQLLQYIIEEPLEDADNKRSFKFPFIACEIFTCEIDVILRTLAEEGELMNLLFSFLEPNRPHSALLAGYFSKVVVCLMLRKTVPLMNYVQQVHQDVFCQLVDLIGITSTIMEVLVWLVAADDHVYPNFSDVMQWLADSNLLEMIVDKLSPSCAPEVHANAAETLCAITRNVPSALATKLSSPSFVARIFGHALEDSHSKSGLVNSLSVCILLLDPKRSAINSPLMYSFLNQLMYEPPIPVNSETINAMLPQLDKMSRRTYEYDEDVSAIATSVVIVYCINIFIILTFNIFVKII; this is encoded by the exons ATGAAATATTTGCTGAACCTGTTGACCCTGAAAAG TCTACGAGATAGATCCCAAGTTGAGCAGTTGTTGCAATATATTATCGAGGAACCACTAGAGGATGCTGACAACAAACGGTCCTTCAA GTTTCCATTCATTGCCTGTGAGATATTTACATGTGAGATTGATGTCATTTTGAGGACTTTAGCTGAGGAGGGAGAG TTGATGAACTTACTTTTCTCCTTCTTGGAACCGAACCGTCCTCATAGTGCATTGCTAGCTGGTTATTTCAGTAAG GTTGTTGTATGCCTTATGCTACGGAAGACTGTTCCACTTATGAACTACGTTCAA CAGGTGCATCAAGATGTGTTCTGCCAACTGGTTGATTTGATAGGAATCACATCCACCATCATGGAG GTTTTGGTTTGGTTAGTAGCTGCTGATGATCATGTATATCCAAATTTTTCGGATGTAATGCAATGGTTAGCTGATAGCAATTTGCTGGAAATGATTGTGGATAAATTGAGTCCATCA TGTGCTCCTGAAGTTCATGCTAATGCGGCAGAAACATTATGTGCAATAACTCGGAATGTGCCATCAGCATTAGCCACAAAACTCTCTAGTCCAAG CTTTGTTGCAAGGATATTTGGTCATGCATTGGAAGATTCACATTCCAAATCTGGCCTTGTAAACTCACTCTCGGTTTGCATCTTATTGTTGGATCCAAAAAGATCAGCAATTAATTCTCCCTTGATGTATTCTTTCCTAAATCAACTTATGTATGAGCCTCCAATCCCTGTAAATTCAGAGACTATCAATGCAATGTTGCCTCAGCTTG ataaaatgtcTAGAAGAACATacgaatatgatgaagatgtttcagcaatcGCAACATCCGTCGTCATAGtgtattgtataaatatttttatcattttaacttttaacatttttgtaaaaataatatga
- the LOC107913709 gene encoding serine/threonine-protein phosphatase 6 regulatory subunit 3 isoform X10 — MKYLLNLLTLKSLRDRSQVEQLLQYIIEEPLEDADNKRSFKFPFIACEIFTCEIDVILRTLAEEGELMNLLFSFLEPNRPHSALLAGYFSKVVVCLMLRKTVPLMNYVQVHQDVFCQLVDLIGITSTIMEVLVWLVAADDHVYPNFSDVMQWLADSNLLEMIVDKLSPSCAPEVHANAAETLCAITRNVPSALATKLSSPSFVARIFGHALEDSHSKSGLVNSLSVCILLLDPKRSAINSPLMYSFLNQLMYEPPIPVNSETINAMLPQLDKMSRRTYEYDEDVSAIATSVVIVYCINIFIILTFNIFVKII; from the exons ATGAAATATTTGCTGAACCTGTTGACCCTGAAAAG TCTACGAGATAGATCCCAAGTTGAGCAGTTGTTGCAATATATTATCGAGGAACCACTAGAGGATGCTGACAACAAACGGTCCTTCAA GTTTCCATTCATTGCCTGTGAGATATTTACATGTGAGATTGATGTCATTTTGAGGACTTTAGCTGAGGAGGGAGAG TTGATGAACTTACTTTTCTCCTTCTTGGAACCGAACCGTCCTCATAGTGCATTGCTAGCTGGTTATTTCAGTAAG GTTGTTGTATGCCTTATGCTACGGAAGACTGTTCCACTTATGAACTACGTTCAA GTGCATCAAGATGTGTTCTGCCAACTGGTTGATTTGATAGGAATCACATCCACCATCATGGAG GTTTTGGTTTGGTTAGTAGCTGCTGATGATCATGTATATCCAAATTTTTCGGATGTAATGCAATGGTTAGCTGATAGCAATTTGCTGGAAATGATTGTGGATAAATTGAGTCCATCA TGTGCTCCTGAAGTTCATGCTAATGCGGCAGAAACATTATGTGCAATAACTCGGAATGTGCCATCAGCATTAGCCACAAAACTCTCTAGTCCAAG CTTTGTTGCAAGGATATTTGGTCATGCATTGGAAGATTCACATTCCAAATCTGGCCTTGTAAACTCACTCTCGGTTTGCATCTTATTGTTGGATCCAAAAAGATCAGCAATTAATTCTCCCTTGATGTATTCTTTCCTAAATCAACTTATGTATGAGCCTCCAATCCCTGTAAATTCAGAGACTATCAATGCAATGTTGCCTCAGCTTG ataaaatgtcTAGAAGAACATacgaatatgatgaagatgtttcagcaatcGCAACATCCGTCGTCATAGtgtattgtataaatatttttatcattttaacttttaacatttttgtaaaaataatatga